The following coding sequences are from one Streptomyces sp. NBC_01485 window:
- a CDS encoding serine/threonine-protein kinase, translated as MSDQLPHSPNSAVNEAAALRQTGAAPLRVGDPPRVGPFVPVALLGSGGMGRVYLARAADDRPGLFAVKVIRPEYAEDVQFQHRFEREAAVHSRLGPPHAPRLSGTGWDGQLLWMATEYVPGLDLAEAVREGGALPSATVWYLIAELGRALAALAAADVVHRDLKPSNVLLSLQGAWVIDFGISKAADASAITSTGNRVGTPAYMSPEYLRTGQCDASSDVFSLAGTLLYAATGRAPFGDGTGVDVMHRVAFEEPNPEVLGAVTAADPELGDLLAACLAKEPERRPIPRELIDAALPRAGRPGWPEPLRGRILARQRAYETLRSLPVERAAGLRPSDHRVKSVPPPVRASPPAAQESAEVPAPDSAEAVSSTPPPPSPTPARPGKHRKRILAAAAGTALCAVAAGTFVLMREGGDASATAPGGVVSATVTVPGGGATPTVSGTPDGASATGASSKRTDDTDDTGAAGGDSDEDAPPPGAAAPPGDDRPDTPVTAPADGPATSAPAATPTAGTVPSEPAAPAWITDCTYYAGSRRTVPGDTGKRVRQVQCMLGKRGYSVGGVNGDYGPDTEAAVSSFQGDKGLKVNGIMNKATWTALRATD; from the coding sequence GTGTCCGACCAGCTGCCGCACTCACCGAACTCCGCCGTGAACGAGGCCGCCGCGCTCCGCCAGACCGGCGCCGCGCCCCTGCGGGTCGGCGACCCGCCCCGGGTCGGTCCCTTCGTCCCGGTGGCGCTGCTCGGCAGCGGCGGGATGGGCCGCGTCTATCTGGCGCGGGCCGCCGACGACCGTCCCGGACTGTTCGCCGTGAAGGTGATCCGGCCCGAGTACGCCGAGGACGTCCAGTTCCAGCACCGGTTCGAACGCGAGGCGGCGGTGCACTCCCGGCTCGGCCCGCCGCACGCCCCGAGATTAAGCGGCACCGGCTGGGACGGCCAACTGCTGTGGATGGCCACCGAGTACGTCCCCGGACTCGACCTGGCGGAAGCCGTACGCGAGGGCGGAGCCCTGCCGTCGGCCACCGTCTGGTATCTGATCGCCGAGCTGGGGCGGGCGCTCGCCGCACTCGCCGCCGCGGACGTCGTGCACCGGGACCTGAAGCCGTCCAACGTGCTGCTGTCGCTCCAGGGCGCGTGGGTGATCGACTTCGGGATCTCGAAGGCCGCGGACGCCAGCGCGATCACCAGCACCGGCAACCGGGTCGGCACCCCGGCCTACATGTCGCCGGAGTATCTGCGCACCGGCCAGTGCGACGCTTCGTCCGACGTGTTCTCGCTGGCCGGCACCCTGCTCTACGCGGCCACCGGGCGGGCCCCGTTCGGCGACGGCACGGGCGTCGACGTGATGCACCGGGTGGCGTTCGAGGAGCCGAACCCGGAGGTGCTCGGCGCGGTGACGGCGGCCGACCCCGAGCTGGGGGACCTGCTCGCCGCCTGCCTGGCCAAGGAGCCCGAGCGACGCCCGATCCCGCGGGAGTTGATCGACGCGGCGCTGCCCCGGGCCGGGAGACCCGGCTGGCCGGAGCCGCTGCGCGGCAGGATCCTGGCCCGGCAGCGGGCGTACGAGACGCTGCGCAGCCTTCCGGTCGAGCGGGCGGCCGGTCTGCGGCCGTCGGACCACCGGGTGAAGTCGGTGCCGCCGCCCGTGCGGGCGAGCCCGCCGGCCGCGCAGGAATCCGCCGAGGTGCCCGCACCGGACTCCGCGGAGGCGGTCTCGTCGACGCCGCCGCCGCCGTCACCGACGCCGGCCCGGCCCGGAAAGCACCGGAAACGGATCCTGGCCGCCGCCGCGGGCACGGCCCTGTGCGCCGTCGCCGCGGGCACCTTCGTGCTGATGCGCGAGGGCGGTGACGCGAGCGCCACCGCACCGGGGGGCGTCGTGTCGGCGACCGTCACGGTGCCCGGCGGCGGCGCGACGCCGACGGTGTCCGGCACACCTGACGGGGCGTCCGCCACGGGAGCGTCCAGCAAACGCACCGACGACACGGACGACACCGGTGCCGCAGGCGGCGACTCCGACGAGGACGCGCCGCCGCCCGGGGCCGCCGCGCCCCCCGGCGACGACCGGCCGGACACCCCCGTCACGGCCCCGGCCGACGGCCCCGCGACCTCCGCCCCGGCGGCGACCCCGACCGCCGGCACCGTGCCGAGCGAACCCGCGGCCCCGGCCTGGATCACCGACTGCACGTACTACGCCGGCAGCCGCCGCACCGTCCCGGGAGACACCGGCAAGCGGGTGCGGCAGGTGCAGTGCATGCTCGGCAAGCGCGGTTACAGCGTGGGCGGTGTGAACGGCGACTACGGACCCGACACGGAGGCGGCCGTCAGCAGCTTCCAGGGCGACAAGGGGCTGAAGGTCAACGGCATCATGAACAAGGCCACTTGGACCGCCCTGCGCGCCACCGACTGA
- a CDS encoding anti-sigma factor RsbA family regulatory protein translates to MNPAATHEAFEHPAMFYRTEREYVARTVSFVRDGLDAGEPVAVAVPGPSLELIRTALGADAEGVRLLDMTEAGRNPGRIIPGVLRAFADAHPQERVRIIGEPIWAGRSAAEYPACAQHEALINAAFEGRPVTILCPYDAARLDQEILADARITHPTVMAGGTERASDAYDWRSVVARYNQPLVPAPDASVRSFGPDDLSAARAFAVGAAGRLGLAGQRLADAELAVAELTTNSVVHGGGRGTLAVWAEAGQVVCEVRDAGRLADPLAGRRPPVRGQIGGRGLMLVHYVADLVRLHTADDGTTVRFYLTR, encoded by the coding sequence ATGAACCCGGCGGCAACGCACGAGGCGTTCGAGCACCCCGCGATGTTCTACCGCACCGAGCGGGAGTACGTGGCGCGGACGGTGTCGTTCGTGCGGGACGGTCTGGACGCCGGCGAGCCGGTCGCGGTGGCGGTGCCCGGCCCCAGCCTGGAGCTGATCAGGACCGCCCTGGGCGCGGACGCCGAGGGCGTCCGTCTGCTGGACATGACCGAGGCGGGCCGCAACCCGGGCCGGATCATCCCCGGCGTGCTCCGCGCGTTCGCCGACGCCCACCCGCAAGAACGGGTGCGGATCATCGGCGAGCCGATCTGGGCGGGCCGCAGCGCGGCGGAGTACCCGGCGTGCGCGCAGCACGAGGCGCTGATCAACGCGGCCTTCGAGGGCCGGCCGGTGACCATCCTGTGCCCGTACGACGCGGCCCGCCTGGACCAGGAGATCCTGGCCGACGCGAGGATCACCCACCCGACCGTCATGGCCGGCGGCACGGAGCGGGCCAGCGACGCCTACGACTGGCGCTCCGTCGTCGCCCGCTACAACCAGCCGCTGGTGCCCGCGCCGGACGCCTCCGTGCGCTCCTTCGGCCCCGACGACCTGTCCGCCGCCCGCGCCTTCGCCGTCGGAGCGGCCGGCCGGCTGGGCCTCGCCGGGCAGCGGCTGGCGGACGCCGAACTGGCGGTGGCGGAGCTGACGACCAACAGCGTGGTGCACGGCGGCGGGCGGGGCACCCTCGCGGTCTGGGCCGAGGCGGGGCAGGTCGTGTGCGAGGTCCGGGACGCGGGCCGGCTGGCCGATCCGCTGGCCGGCCGCAGACCGCCCGTGCGCGGTCAGATCGGCGGCCGCGGCCTGATGCTGGTCCACTACGTGGCCGACCTGGTACGCCTGCACACCGCCGACGACGGTACGACCGTCCGCTTCTACCTCACCCGCTGA
- a CDS encoding STAS domain-containing protein: MVDASWGADRFGPLRGGAVLEVGPLAGRPGIRARGEISEVTRSPWEQALAGLAREHADVSYVELSEVGFVDVAGVAALAVTALSLRGGRVVVEHPPPQVPRVLGLFWPGLHRIEVAPR; this comes from the coding sequence GTGGTGGACGCCTCGTGGGGAGCCGACCGGTTCGGGCCGCTGCGCGGCGGGGCCGTGCTGGAGGTGGGCCCGTTGGCCGGCCGGCCCGGCATCCGGGCCAGAGGCGAGATCAGCGAGGTCACTCGTTCGCCGTGGGAACAGGCCCTGGCGGGGCTGGCACGGGAGCATGCCGACGTGTCCTATGTGGAGCTGTCCGAGGTCGGGTTCGTCGACGTGGCCGGGGTCGCGGCGCTCGCCGTCACGGCGCTGTCCCTGCGCGGTGGCCGGGTGGTAGTCGAGCATCCGCCGCCGCAGGTGCCGCGTGTGCTGGGCCTGTTCTGGCCGGGCCTGCACCGGATCGAGGTGGCGCCGCGATGA
- the argJ gene encoding bifunctional glutamate N-acetyltransferase/amino-acid acetyltransferase ArgJ yields MTVSLPQGFRTHTGNCGIRADRDDFLVVASDVPATLSAVFTRSRFAGPSVVLSRETAAAGTGRAIVALSGNANVATGEDGLRDARAVRAAVAGVLGAAEQEVLIASTGLIGQRYPMTSVQAHLDALRAPFDGADFTAAARAIMTTDTRPKTRSARCGAATLVGVAKGVGMMEPNMATLLTFFFTDAQVESADLDALFRRVVDRTFNALSIDTDTSTSDTAAVLANGVAGPVDLAEFEKTLGELALDLVKDIARDGEGATRLIEVEVTGARDAEQARRVGKVVVNSPLVKTAVHGADPNWGRVAMAVGKCEDDTDIDPGRVTIGFGDVEVYPAPPDEARLSRVAAHLKGDEVLIRVGLGIADGAFRVYGCDLTEGYVRLNADYST; encoded by the coding sequence ATGACCGTGTCTTTACCGCAAGGGTTTCGCACACACACCGGGAACTGCGGGATCCGTGCCGACCGCGACGACTTCCTCGTGGTCGCCTCGGACGTGCCGGCGACACTGAGCGCGGTGTTCACCCGATCCCGCTTCGCCGGCCCGAGCGTCGTGCTCAGCCGGGAGACGGCCGCGGCCGGCACCGGCCGGGCGATCGTCGCCCTGTCCGGCAACGCCAACGTCGCGACGGGCGAGGACGGCCTGCGTGACGCGCGAGCCGTCCGCGCGGCGGTGGCCGGCGTCCTCGGCGCCGCCGAGCAGGAGGTGCTCATCGCCTCCACCGGCCTCATCGGACAGCGCTACCCGATGACCTCCGTGCAAGCCCATCTCGACGCGCTGCGGGCGCCGTTCGACGGAGCGGACTTCACCGCCGCCGCACGGGCCATCATGACCACCGACACCCGGCCGAAGACCCGCTCGGCCCGGTGCGGAGCGGCGACCCTGGTGGGCGTCGCCAAGGGCGTCGGCATGATGGAGCCGAACATGGCGACCCTGCTCACGTTCTTCTTCACCGACGCACAGGTCGAGTCCGCGGACCTCGACGCGCTCTTCCGGCGCGTGGTGGACCGCACCTTCAACGCCCTGAGCATCGACACCGACACCTCCACCAGTGACACCGCGGCGGTCCTCGCCAACGGTGTCGCCGGGCCGGTGGACCTGGCCGAGTTCGAGAAGACCCTCGGCGAACTCGCCCTGGACCTGGTCAAGGACATCGCCCGGGACGGCGAGGGCGCCACCAGGCTGATCGAGGTGGAGGTCACCGGGGCGCGCGACGCCGAGCAGGCCAGACGGGTCGGCAAGGTCGTCGTCAACTCGCCGCTCGTGAAGACCGCCGTGCACGGCGCCGACCCCAACTGGGGGCGGGTGGCCATGGCCGTCGGCAAGTGCGAGGACGACACCGACATCGACCCCGGCCGCGTCACGATCGGCTTCGGGGACGTCGAGGTGTACCCGGCGCCGCCGGACGAGGCCCGCCTGTCCCGGGTGGCCGCCCACCTCAAGGGCGACGAGGTGCTCATCCGGGTCGGTCTGGGCATCGCCGACGGCGCCTTCCGGGTGTACGGCTGCGACCTGACGGAGGGGTACGTCCGCCTGAACGCGGACTACTCGACCTGA
- a CDS encoding sigma factor, which translates to MTDRSTAVPAPSAPSAATAAYARVYEEQQPRLVAYARSLTRNAWTAEDLVAEAHFRVWRRLSEGHEIDNVPAYLKTTVRHLAMAPGGAARETPRDPQTEDRAEPAGHGADPAEQVSSVDLVVRVLGQLPERWVKALWLAEAEGQPLAAIGPQLGTKDGATAVLLHRAREGMRQAFLRAQTGAPQDPACQVHWARMPAYVRGGATARQSERLLGHVDACDDCRKLLASLMQANDRLPALVGPALLVLAVGGTGKFLLAFAAGSTGAATTAAGAAGWHGAGLLHGVRQAAVGGAKAPVAVTAGTLVAGAAAVVLVLGWSDSAPVPVQRVPVAEAPAAQVPLSEAPVATTAEAPPSPAAVPAVAPGDDGPSTRVTDARATTPRPDATPPLPSPSNTPGAAEPAQPQPTPAGSPTATPGGTTPEEPPYGEGTPETPDPSTSSPAPVPAPAPSSVTPQTDGGSAPDPSGADGPDCTPGAPHTGHGGSSSHNHGNGNGHKGKGDRTGSGHTGH; encoded by the coding sequence ATGACCGACAGGTCCACTGCCGTGCCCGCCCCATCCGCTCCGTCCGCCGCCACCGCCGCGTACGCCCGCGTCTACGAGGAGCAGCAACCGCGTCTCGTCGCCTACGCCCGCTCGCTCACCCGGAACGCGTGGACCGCCGAAGACCTCGTCGCCGAGGCGCACTTCCGCGTCTGGCGGCGGCTGTCCGAAGGGCACGAGATCGACAACGTGCCGGCGTATCTCAAGACGACGGTGCGGCATCTCGCGATGGCGCCGGGGGGCGCGGCGCGCGAGACGCCGCGGGATCCGCAGACCGAGGACCGGGCCGAGCCGGCCGGGCACGGAGCGGACCCGGCCGAGCAGGTGTCCAGCGTCGACCTGGTGGTGCGGGTGCTCGGCCAGCTGCCCGAACGCTGGGTGAAGGCGCTGTGGTTGGCGGAGGCGGAGGGCCAGCCGCTGGCGGCGATCGGGCCGCAGCTCGGCACCAAGGACGGCGCGACGGCCGTCCTGCTGCACCGGGCGCGGGAGGGCATGCGGCAGGCGTTCCTGCGCGCTCAGACCGGCGCCCCGCAGGACCCGGCGTGCCAGGTCCACTGGGCCCGGATGCCCGCGTACGTCCGGGGCGGGGCGACCGCGCGGCAGAGCGAGCGGCTGCTCGGCCACGTGGACGCGTGTGACGACTGCCGCAAGCTGCTCGCCTCGCTGATGCAGGCCAACGACCGGCTTCCCGCGCTGGTCGGCCCGGCGCTGCTGGTCCTCGCGGTGGGCGGCACGGGCAAGTTCCTCCTGGCCTTCGCCGCCGGGTCCACCGGTGCGGCGACGACCGCTGCCGGCGCGGCGGGCTGGCACGGCGCCGGGCTGCTGCACGGGGTGCGGCAGGCCGCGGTCGGCGGCGCGAAGGCGCCCGTGGCGGTGACGGCCGGCACGCTCGTGGCGGGCGCCGCCGCGGTCGTCCTCGTCCTCGGCTGGTCCGACTCCGCTCCGGTACCGGTGCAGCGGGTGCCGGTGGCCGAGGCGCCCGCGGCCCAAGTCCCGCTGTCCGAGGCCCCGGTGGCCACGACGGCCGAGGCACCGCCTTCGCCGGCCGCCGTCCCGGCCGTGGCCCCCGGGGACGACGGCCCGTCCACCCGGGTGACCGACGCCCGGGCGACGACCCCCCGGCCGGACGCCACCCCTCCGCTCCCCTCCCCCTCGAACACCCCTGGCGCAGCCGAACCGGCCCAGCCGCAGCCCACCCCGGCCGGCAGCCCCACGGCGACTCCTGGTGGCACGACACCCGAAGAACCCCCGTACGGCGAAGGCACACCGGAAACACCGGACCCCTCTACGTCATCCCCCGCCCCGGTGCCCGCCCCCGCCCCCTCCTCCGTGACGCCGCAGACCGATGGGGGCAGCGCCCCGGACCCCAGTGGAGCCGACGGACCGGACTGCACGCCCGGTGCCCCGCACACCGGGCACGGAGGCTCTTCGAGCCACAACCACGGCAACGGCAACGGCCACAAGGGGAAGGGCGACCGAACCGGTTCCGGTCACACCGGGCACTGA
- a CDS encoding MFS transporter: protein MSQSATDQNDRRTGDDDVSTGEDGGASVETARHSALRGWLAVVGLALGVFSFVTTETLPIGLLPAIADGTSVSVGTAGFLVSGFAAMAAVTAAPLTALTGRLDRKWLLVALMVVYTAGNFMAAVASGYGLLLTARIVVALAHGVFWSIAVSIAVRLVPERHAVRATSVVLGGISLASVAGTPLGTAVGQSAGWQVAFVCVGVLGFLVLATVLLCMPALPARGSGSLSALRHVLRHRALRVAVGVTALIMSGHFLAFTYVAPYLEDITGVRSSLIGVLLLVFGVAGLVGNFAAGAVVGRALRASLIGSTGLLAVVMLVMYLGGAGVPTAVAMLVCWGLLYAALPVALQTWVMRLVPEESEAASSLYVAAFNGAIGVGSFVGGLIVDSSGPRPVMLAAGAFAVAAMLLTALFGRREA from the coding sequence ATGTCCCAGAGCGCGACCGACCAGAACGACAGGCGGACCGGAGACGACGACGTCTCGACCGGCGAGGACGGTGGTGCGTCCGTCGAGACGGCCCGGCACTCGGCGCTGCGCGGCTGGCTGGCCGTGGTGGGGCTGGCGCTCGGCGTCTTCTCCTTCGTCACCACCGAGACCCTGCCCATCGGGCTGCTCCCGGCCATCGCCGACGGCACGTCGGTGTCGGTGGGCACCGCGGGGTTCCTCGTCAGCGGGTTCGCGGCGATGGCGGCGGTGACCGCCGCACCGCTGACCGCGCTCACCGGGCGCCTGGACCGCAAGTGGCTGCTCGTCGCCCTCATGGTGGTCTACACGGCCGGCAACTTCATGGCCGCCGTCGCCTCCGGCTACGGGCTGCTGCTGACCGCGCGCATCGTGGTGGCCCTGGCGCACGGGGTGTTCTGGTCGATCGCCGTGTCGATCGCCGTACGGCTGGTTCCGGAGCGGCATGCCGTCCGTGCCACCTCCGTCGTCCTGGGCGGCATCTCGCTCGCCTCCGTCGCGGGCACCCCGCTCGGCACGGCGGTGGGTCAGTCCGCGGGCTGGCAGGTGGCCTTCGTCTGCGTCGGGGTCCTCGGCTTCCTCGTCCTGGCGACGGTGCTGCTGTGCATGCCCGCGCTGCCGGCCCGGGGCAGCGGCAGCCTGAGCGCTCTGCGGCACGTGCTGCGGCACCGGGCGCTGCGCGTCGCGGTCGGCGTCACCGCGCTGATCATGAGCGGCCACTTCCTCGCCTTCACCTACGTGGCCCCGTACCTGGAGGACATCACCGGCGTCCGGTCGTCCCTCATCGGCGTGTTGCTGCTGGTCTTCGGCGTGGCCGGGCTGGTGGGCAACTTCGCGGCGGGCGCCGTGGTCGGCCGGGCCCTGCGCGCCAGCCTGATCGGCAGCACGGGGCTGCTGGCCGTGGTCATGCTCGTGATGTACCTGGGCGGCGCCGGTGTTCCGACGGCCGTCGCCATGCTGGTCTGCTGGGGCCTGCTCTACGCCGCGCTGCCCGTCGCGCTGCAGACCTGGGTGATGCGGCTCGTCCCCGAGGAGAGCGAGGCCGCGTCCTCGCTGTACGTGGCGGCCTTCAACGGGGCCATCGGCGTGGGCTCGTTCGTCGGCGGCCTGATCGTCGACTCGTCCGGCCCACGCCCCGTGATGCTCGCGGCCGGCGCCTTCGCCGTCGCGGCCATGCTGCTGACCGCACTCTTCGGCCGCCGCGAGGCGTGA
- a CDS encoding acyltransferase family protein, whose protein sequence is MSTDKLRASGHEKAGSVPPPAGSTTPARSRVTRLDTLTGLRFPAAFVVFLYHASLLAFLGVPWLNSSSAVTTYYDAVAHAGALGVTFFFVLSGFVLTWSARDTDTAPRFWRRRFLKIVPNYVLVWALAMAVFAAPITDFKTGTLNLFMVQVYYPDFAVNFGVNPAGWSLAVEAVFYLSFPVLFHWIKKIPAHRLNLWVAAAAAGIIATPLLSTLLVPAGSLMMATEPDTSVNQYFFAYILPFPRVLDFALGILVARSVMAGRWRNIGMIWSGVLLAASYAVGYFTPPIYSTRAVCVIPAALLIAAGAMADNEGRFTFCRNRVMVWLGDISFAFYLVHYTVMVAVWKLLGSKSYSPLEAVGLMALCMGVAILASWAMFALIERPITQRWSNPKKKLVAAAPPAEPEPRPLAARRAGEDRADDGVSA, encoded by the coding sequence TTGTCGACGGACAAATTGCGTGCGTCGGGGCACGAGAAAGCGGGCAGCGTGCCGCCGCCCGCCGGCTCGACGACACCGGCACGTTCCCGCGTGACCCGCCTCGACACGCTGACCGGACTGCGCTTCCCCGCCGCGTTCGTGGTGTTCCTGTACCACGCGTCGCTGCTCGCCTTCCTGGGCGTCCCGTGGCTGAACAGCAGCTCGGCCGTGACCACCTACTACGACGCCGTCGCGCACGCCGGCGCCCTGGGCGTGACGTTCTTCTTCGTGCTCAGCGGTTTCGTGCTGACCTGGTCGGCCCGTGACACCGACACCGCCCCGCGCTTCTGGCGGCGCCGCTTCCTCAAGATCGTCCCGAACTACGTCCTGGTCTGGGCGCTGGCGATGGCGGTGTTCGCGGCCCCGATCACCGACTTCAAGACCGGCACGCTCAACCTCTTCATGGTCCAGGTCTACTACCCGGACTTCGCGGTCAACTTCGGTGTGAACCCGGCCGGTTGGTCCCTCGCCGTCGAGGCGGTCTTCTACCTGTCCTTCCCGGTCCTGTTCCACTGGATCAAGAAGATCCCGGCGCACCGGCTGAACCTCTGGGTCGCGGCCGCCGCCGCCGGCATCATCGCGACACCGCTGCTCTCGACGCTGCTGGTGCCGGCCGGCTCGCTGATGATGGCAACGGAGCCCGACACCTCCGTCAACCAGTACTTCTTCGCCTACATCCTGCCGTTCCCCCGGGTGCTGGACTTCGCCCTGGGCATCCTCGTGGCCCGCTCGGTGATGGCGGGACGGTGGCGCAACATCGGCATGATCTGGTCGGGTGTGCTGCTCGCCGCCAGCTATGCCGTGGGCTACTTCACGCCGCCCATCTACTCGACGCGGGCGGTCTGCGTCATCCCCGCCGCGCTGCTCATCGCCGCCGGCGCGATGGCGGACAACGAGGGCAGGTTCACGTTCTGCCGCAACCGGGTGATGGTCTGGCTCGGCGACATCTCGTTCGCCTTCTACCTGGTGCACTACACGGTGATGGTCGCCGTGTGGAAGCTGCTCGGCAGCAAGTCGTACTCGCCCCTGGAGGCCGTCGGCCTGATGGCGCTGTGCATGGGCGTCGCGATCCTGGCCTCGTGGGCGATGTTCGCCCTGATCGAGCGGCCGATCACCCAGCGCTGGTCGAACCCGAAGAAGAAGCTGGTGGCGGCGGCTCCCCCGGCCGAGCCCGAGCCCCGGCCGCTCGCCGCCCGGCGCGCGGGCGAGGACCGTGCGGACGACGGTGTGAGCGCCTGA
- a CDS encoding NADPH-dependent F420 reductase → MTASATPLTIGILGAGNIGRPLGRHWLAAGHTVTFGSRTPGRLASFVEPLGDRARAATYAEAVESSDVVLLAVPHPALDDLLDRFADRLAGKTVVDATSPFGVAEDGLFASQLGAGITQGSWTAKRLPESAVTRAFTHFPDELLWSRGTQQRHFWGMAIASDDAGAQRVTETLVHDAGFVPVHLGGLDESAAVDPGGPLFGLFSTAAGLRAAAGRTA, encoded by the coding sequence ATGACCGCTTCGGCGACCCCCCTGACCATAGGCATCCTCGGCGCGGGAAACATCGGCCGCCCGCTCGGCCGGCACTGGCTGGCGGCCGGACACACGGTGACGTTCGGCTCCCGGACCCCCGGCCGACTCGCCTCGTTCGTCGAGCCGTTGGGCGACCGGGCCCGGGCCGCGACGTACGCCGAGGCGGTGGAGTCGAGCGACGTCGTCCTGCTGGCCGTCCCGCACCCGGCCCTCGACGACCTGCTGGACCGGTTCGCGGACCGGCTCGCCGGAAAGACCGTGGTCGACGCCACCAGCCCGTTCGGCGTGGCGGAGGACGGACTCTTCGCCTCCCAGCTCGGCGCGGGCATCACCCAGGGGAGCTGGACCGCCAAGCGGTTGCCCGAGAGTGCCGTCACCCGTGCGTTCACCCACTTCCCGGACGAACTGCTGTGGTCGCGCGGCACCCAGCAGCGGCACTTCTGGGGCATGGCCATCGCGTCAGACGACGCCGGCGCCCAGCGGGTCACGGAGACCCTGGTGCATGACGCCGGCTTCGTCCCGGTCCATCTCGGCGGCCTGGACGAATCGGCCGCCGTGGATCCCGGCGGCCCGCTCTTCGGCCTGTTCTCCACCGCCGCGGGCCTGCGCGCCGCGGCCGGCCGCACCGCCTGA
- a CDS encoding beta-ketoacyl-ACP synthase III, translating to MSGAAVLAGLGTYLPPRVVTNEEISRTLDTSDEWIRTRTGITQRHWADPGTATGDLAVEAGARALKSAGSGDVDLVVLATTTPDHPCPATAPEVASRLGLEAVAAYDIAAVCSGFVYALASAAGAIACGVAERVLVIGAETYSTILNPQDRTTSVIFGDGAGAVVLRAGDPTEPGALLGHDLGSDGSLKDLIVVPRGGSRHPATGADEPGPRPADSYFTMQGQPVFRHAVTRMAASSQAMLDRAGWAPESVDWFVGHQANVRILHAVADQLGMARERTVVNLDRVGNTSAASIPLALADSVAGGLITPGDRVLMSAFGGGVTWGSTALVWPDIVPHRDPSTSAVGQG from the coding sequence ATGAGTGGAGCAGCGGTCCTCGCCGGGCTCGGGACGTATCTCCCGCCCCGCGTCGTGACCAACGAGGAGATCTCCCGGACCCTGGACACCTCGGACGAATGGATCCGCACCAGGACCGGCATCACCCAGCGGCACTGGGCCGACCCCGGGACCGCAACCGGCGACCTGGCCGTGGAGGCGGGCGCACGGGCACTGAAGTCGGCGGGCTCCGGCGACGTCGACCTGGTGGTCCTCGCCACGACCACCCCGGACCACCCCTGTCCGGCGACGGCTCCCGAAGTCGCCTCCCGGCTGGGCCTGGAGGCCGTCGCCGCCTATGACATCGCCGCCGTGTGCAGCGGGTTCGTCTACGCGCTGGCCTCCGCCGCGGGCGCCATCGCCTGCGGTGTCGCCGAACGCGTGCTGGTCATCGGCGCGGAGACGTACTCCACGATCCTCAACCCGCAGGACCGCACCACCTCGGTCATCTTCGGCGACGGCGCCGGGGCCGTCGTGCTGCGGGCCGGCGACCCCACGGAACCGGGCGCGCTGCTCGGGCACGACCTCGGCAGCGACGGCTCGCTGAAGGACCTCATCGTCGTTCCGCGCGGCGGTTCCCGGCATCCGGCCACCGGCGCCGACGAGCCCGGGCCGCGTCCTGCCGACTCGTACTTCACCATGCAGGGCCAGCCGGTGTTCCGGCACGCCGTGACCCGGATGGCGGCCTCCTCGCAGGCCATGCTCGACCGCGCCGGGTGGGCCCCGGAGTCGGTGGACTGGTTCGTCGGCCACCAGGCGAACGTACGGATCCTGCACGCCGTGGCCGACCAGCTCGGGATGGCCAGGGAGCGGACGGTCGTCAATCTCGACCGGGTGGGCAACACCTCCGCCGCGTCCATCCCGCTGGCGCTCGCCGACTCCGTGGCCGGAGGCCTGATCACCCCCGGCGACCGGGTGCTGATGAGCGCCTTCGGCGGCGGTGTGACCTGGGGTTCGACCGCTCTGGTCTGGCCCGACATCGTGCCGCACCGAGACCCGTCCACGTCGGCCGTCGGTCAGGGATGA